AACACGTCGACGAACGTGGGCTGCACGGCCTTGTACGCGTCGTTGTACTCGGACGAATGCACCCAGTCGAAGTGGTTCGCGATCGTCGCGACGAACGCGCCGCGGGTGAGGGTGGCCGACGAGGCGGGCGAAGGTGCGGGTTCGTCGTCGTCGCTGCCGCCGCAGGCCGACAGCGTGGCCGCGGTGGTGGACGCGAGCAGGGCCGGCACCCCGATCAGCTTGCCGAAGAGGCGGCGGGTCATGCGCTCGGGCGCATCGGGTGTGGCGGTGCGGCGTGCCACGGGAATCTCGTTCTCGGCCTGGGTCTTGTCGCTCATGAAGTCCTCTTGCTCGGCGTCTTCTCGATCGGTGCCGGGGCCGGCGGCCCTGGCGAACGCAAAATGTACGATCTGGTACGTTCGTGAATTTCGGGGACTTTCCCTGATGGACGGATCGCTGCCGAAGACGCGGCGCGGTGGGGGTCAGGCCGTGCCCACGGGCCACTCGAGCACGACGGCTGCGCCGCGCCCGACCCCGGGTTCCAGCCACAGGCGGGCGCCGATGGCTTCCGCCCGCGTGCGCATGTTCGCCACACCGCGGCCATGGTTCGGCGACGGGGCCGAGGGTGCGAGACCCACGCCGTTGTCGGAGAGCCGCAGTTCGATCACGGGCGCGGTGCCGTCGCTGCAGTGCGCGTGCATCACCACCTGCGTGGCCCGCGCGTGCTTGAGCACGTTGGTGAAGGCCTCGAGCAGGATGCGCTGCACCTGCAGCACCGACTCGGGCGACAGCTGGGGCAGCGGCGGCAGGCGGTCCACGTCCCACAGCACCTCGATGCCGGCGGCCTTCAGCCGTGGCTGCAGGCGGTACCGCAGGGTCGCGAGCACCGTCGCGAGGTCGCTGTGCACCGGCTGCAGCGAATCGACCGCGAGGCGCATCTCGTCGAGCGCCATCTGCACGTGTTCCGTGAGCTGGTCCGGGTCGGTGTCCCGGTGGGTCACGAGGTTGAGCAGGCCCACGAGCTGCGAGCCGACCCCGTCATGGATCTCCCGCATGATGCGCTGGCGCTCCTTCAGGACGGCCTGCTCCTCCTTCTGCCGGCGCAATGCCTCGAAGGCCTCGCCGAGTTGCCGCTCGCGTTCGGCCACGCGGTGCACCAGCTCCTCGTTCAACGCCTTGTGTTCGCGCTCGGTGCGGCTGTAGCGCTCCACCACGAGGCCGGCGAGGATCAGCAGGAAGAAGAACAGCGCATGCGGCGTCAGCGGGAAACCGAGGCCCGTCGCGTGGGCCGAGCGCACCGTGACCAGGTCGTGGAGACCGGTCGCGAGCAGCAGGCTGCCCGCGCCCAGCACGACCCACGCGATGGCACGGCGCTCCACGAACGCCGAGCGCAGCACCACGGCGAAACAGACCATGCCCGCAGCCCACAGCAGCCACAGCGCGCCGTCCCAGGGCCAGCGGCGGCCCAGCGCGAAGGACGACGCGGCCAGCACCGCGACGATCCACACGACGGCCCGCTGCACGGTGGCGAGCCACCGGGGCTGCCGGTCGAGCGCGAGCAGTACGAACCGGGCGATCAGCGCGAGCTGCACGCCGTAGCTGACGGCCATGAGGCCGCCCCACACGGGCCATGGCAGCGGGGCCGTCGGAAGGAGGCGGTCGAACTGGCGCAGCGACCCGAGCAGCACCGCGGTGCCGAAGCAGCCGTAGAGGGGCACGCGCTGGCGCCACCACAGGCCGAGGGACAGTCCGCCCATCAGCAGCATGCTGGTGCCATAGGCCGCGGCGGCGTACTGGTCGCGCTGCAGGCGCGACGCGCGCTCGGCCTCCGCCGCCGCCAGCGGCCCGAGGCCCACGGGCGACAGTCCGCCCCCGCGCAGGGCCTGCGCCGTCACGTCCAGCTGCAGCAGGTTGGGGCGGTCGGTGTGCAGCAGCGCAGCGGGCAGCGGCACCAGGTGGCCGAACTTTCCCGCGTCGTCGAACGGGCTGCCGGGCCGGCCCAGCTGGCGCACCAGGGTGCCGTTGACACGCACGGCGACCTGGTTGCCGACCGCCTCGAGCCACAGCGCGTGGTCGGTGCCGGCGGGCAGGGCCGGCAGCGCGATCCGGTACAGCGCCTCGCCGGACACGCCGGGTGAGGCGCTGTCCCAGCGGTGGCGCAGCGAGACGGTGCGTGGCGGCGCGGGTGGTGCACCGTCGGGGCGAAGCGTCACTTCGGCGGTGTCGAACCGCTGGATCGGCGCGGCGTTGTCGTCGGCGTGGCAGGCCGCCAGGGCCAGGGCCAGGGCCAGCAGCGCGGCACACGCCGCCCGCCAGGTCACGGCAGCAGCCCGATCTGGCGCGCCTCGTAGACGGCTTCGGTGCGGTTGTGCACGTCGAGCTTGCCGTAGATGTTCCGCACGTGGGTCTGCACCGTGGTGACCGACACCGCCATGCGGCCCGCGATCTCGGGGTACGTGAAACCCCGGGCCACGAGGTCGAGCACTTCCAGTTCACGGCGGGACAGCGTGGGCGGCGTCTCGTGCACCGCAGGCGCGGGCGCGCTGGGCGCGGCGGGGCGCGCCGGCTTGTCGGCCTGCCACCGGGCGAGCAGCTGCCGCGCGATCAGCGGCGACATCGGCGACCCGCCGGCGTGCAGGCTCAGCACGTGGGTGGCGAGGTCGTGCTCGGTGCCGTCCTTCAGCAGGTAGCCGCGGGCGCCCGCGGCGAACGCGTCGAGCATGTTGGCCTCGTCGCCGAACATGGTGATCACCATCACGGCGCACGCCGGCTGCATGCGGCTGCAGCGGCGGATCACCTCGCGGCCCGGCAGGTCGGGCAGGCCCAGGTCCACCAGCAGCACGTCCACCTGGTTCTCCGAGAACCAGGCGAGCAGCTCGCCCGCGTTCGCCGCGCCCATGACAAACCGCAGCGACGGCTCCGCGCAGATCACGCGGGTGAGCCGCGCGCGCATGCCGGCGTCGTCCTCCACCAGGGCCACGGAGACCGGTTCACTGGCCATTGAACGGCTCCGGGTGGCGGTAGGCGCAGTTGCCCCGCGGCGGGCTGCGCCAGCGGCCGTCGCGCAGGGGCAGCAGGATCGACTCGTCGACGCGGTCCTCCTTGTGCAGGTCGACGCGCACGGTGCCGTTGCGCAGGCCCGCATCCAGGCCTTCGAGGTGCAGCATGCCGAACTTCTCCGACTTGTTGAACCAGAACGGGAGTCCGATGGGGACCGCGTTCTTGAGCCAGGGCTGCGCCGCGCCGGAGGACACCACCTGGATGACCGGCGAGCGCGGCTCCACGGGGCCGCCGTAGCGGTTGCGGTGGATGTCCCCCGCGAGGTACAGCGTGGGCCGGCCGGCCTGGGCCGCGGCGTCGAGGAATCCCCGGTACTCGGGGAATGCCCAGGACTGAGGGACCGGCGCCAGCGGATCGACCTTTTCCCAGCCGCCGTCGCGCCCGTGGCGCATGGGCGTGGACCCGGCCACGATCAGCAGCCCGTCACCCTGCGCGACCTGCCCGTAGAGCCATTGCGCCTGGGCGGCGCCGAGGAGGCTCGGCGCCGGGTCCTGCAGGTCGGTGCGGGCCGACCGTTCGTCGAGCATCAGCACCGGCACGCCCGCCACGGCCCAGGCTTCCTGCCACACGGGCGTCGCGAGCTGGCGGTCGGAGGCGTCGAGCGACGGGTAGACCTCCGGCGGATCGACCAGGGCCGCGAGGAACTGGCGGAACAGCCGGTGGGACACCGCCTGCAGCGCCGGCGGGACGTATCGCCCGCGGTCCGGGTCACCGGCGGCCGTGCAGTCGTTCCAGGCGAAGTCGTGGTCGTCGCGCACGGCACGCACGTTCCCCTTCACCGACCGCACGAGCGCCTGGAAGCCAGGGTGCTCCCACTGGGCCTTGTAGCGCGCGTACATGGCCTGGCGGAACTGCGCGAGTCCTTGCACGGGGTCTCCGAGGAAGGCCGTTTTCCAGGTCGGCACGCGGGTCTGCGTCTCGAGGCCCCAGTCCATGTAGATCGAGTCGCCGAGGAGCAGCAGCGCGTGGGGCTGCTGCGCCCGGATCCGGTCCCACACGGGCTGTTCGTGCCCGAAGGTGGTGTCGAAACACGACGTGAAGGCGATGCGGGTGTCCGGCATGGCGAGGCTCCTTCGAGGGGGGTCAATATGGCACGAACGGTGCCGTGATTCGGGACCGGCCGCCTCCTGCATTCAGAGGATGCTGTCGCCGGAGCCTCCTGTGTTTTCGGGATTCCGGGGGGCGGGGGCGCGGCGAAGAATCGGCCCGATCGTCCCGCACCACGGAGTCCGCCATGACCGTCGAGCACGCCGTCCTTTCCGTCCCCGCCCACTTCGCGCCGACCCTCTGGAGCGAACCGCGTCCCGCATGGCCCGGCGCGTCCGGGCTCCACGAGCTGCTGCTCGCGATGCTCGACGAGGTGGACCACCCGATGCTGCTGGTGTCGGCCGGACTGCGGCTGCTGCACGCGAACCGGGCCGCGTCGCGGCGGCTCCGCGCGGGCGATGCGCTGCGTGTGGAGAACGGCGCCGTGCGTGCGGCGAGCGACCGGGACACGGCCCTCGTCGCCAGCGCCGTGCAGGGAGCCTCGGCCCGGGGCCTGCGGCGGCTCGTCCGGCTCGCGGGACCCGCCGCACCGGCCCCGCTGGCGGTGCTGCCGCTCGTGCCGGACGCCGACGTCGCGCTGCTGGTCCTGGCGAGGGCCGATGCGGTCGAGCCCCTCACCCTGCAGTGTTTCGCCCAGTCGCACGGGCTGACCGGCGCGGAGTCGAAGGTGCTCGCGGCGCTGTGCTGGGGCGCGTCCCCGCAGGACATCGCGCGGGACCAGGGCGTGGCGATGAGCACCGTGCGGACCCACATCGCGAGCCTGCGCGGGAAGGTGGAGGTGGGCAGCGTCGGGCAGTTGGTCCGCCGGGTCACGATGCTCCCGCCGATGCTCAGCTCGCTGACCGCGGGACTCGCGTTCCGACCGCCGGTGGCGGGCTGACCGCCTCCCTTCCGTGGTGCGCGGGATGCACCGCGTTGTTGCCACGGCTCGACCCGCCAGCATGGAAGTGGTGCGTCGGCCACCAGTCGCTTCCCCCCGAGGTGCCGCGTTGCACCAGTGGGGCGCGGTCTGCGCGTGAGTGGCGCGCCGATGCACCGCCTTTGGCCCGCTTCTTGCGAACGAGTGCATTGCCTTCAACACAACGCACCATTCCGAGGACTCACTCCATGGCGTACCTGGCCCCTTCCGAATTCGTCACCAAGATGGTCGACGCGGGCGAATCCAAGCTCTGCATGGCCACGCGCGACGTGCTGATCCGCGCGTTCATGGCGGGCGCCATCCTGGCGCTGGCCGCGGTGTTCGCGGTCTCGGTCAACGTGCAGACGGGCAACCCCATCGTGGGCGCGCTGCTGTTCCCGGTGGGCTTCTGCATGCTGTACCTGCTGGGCTTCGACCTGCTGACCGGCGTGTTCGTGCTGACCCCGCTCGCGCTCATCGACAAGCGCCCGGGCGTCACCGTGGGTCGGGTGCTCAAGCACTGGGGCTTCGTCTTCATCGGCAACTTCGGCGGCGCCTTCACGGTGGCCGTGCTGATGTCCATCGTCTTCACGAACGGCTTCCAGACCGACCCGGGCAAGGTGGGCAGCGTCATCGCGCACATCGGCGAGTCGCGCACGCTCGGCTACGCGCAGTACGGCGCGGCGGGCATGCTCACGCTGTTCATCCGCGGCGTGCTGTGCAACTGGATGGTGTCCACCGGGGTCGTGGGCGCCATGATCTCCACCACGGTGAGCGGCAAGGTCATCGCCATGTGGATGCCGGTCATGGTCTTCTTCTACATGACCTTCGAACACTCGATCGTCAACATGTTCCTGTTCCCGTCCGGGATCATCATGGGCGCGCACTTCTCGGTGATGGACTACCTCATCTGGAACGAGATCCCCACCGTGCTGGGCAACCTCGTCGGCGGCCTCACCTTCACCGGCCTCACGCTGTACGCCACGCACGTGCGCACCGGCGCGAAGCGTTCGCTGGCCTGATCGCCCTCCCGGCACACACCGCTTGTCATCACGGCAGGGCTCCGGACCTCGGAAAGAGGCCGGGGCCCGGCTCCTCGTGAACAGGCCATGACCGCCGCGCTCAAGATCTCCGTCGGGCAGCACTCGGACAAGGGCCGCAAGGCCGTCAACCAGGACTTCCACGGCGTTGCTTCACCCACCGGCGCACAGCGTGTGTCCAAGGGCGTCGCGGTCGCGCTCGCCGACGGCATCGGCAGCAGCGACGTGAGCCAGGTCGCCAGCGAGTTCGCGGTGCGCGGGCTGCTGGACGACTACTACTGCACGTCCGATGCGTGGACCGTGAAGAAGTCGGTCGAACGCGTGCTCGCCGCCACCAACTCGTGGCTGCACGCGAAGACGCGGCAGGGACCGCATCCGTTCGACCAGGACCGGGGCTACGTGTGCACGCTGAGCGCGCTCGTGTTCAAGTCGAACACGGCGCACCTCTTCCACGTGGGCGACACCCGCGTCTACCGCGTGTTCTCCACGTCGCTCGAGCAGCTCACGCAGGACCACCGCGTGCGCGTGGCCGACGGCCAGAGCTACCTCAGCCGCGCGGTGGGCTTCAAGCCGCAGCTCGAGATCGACTACCAGGCGCTGCCGCTCGCCCCGGGCGACACCTTCCTGCTCGCCTCCGACGGCGTCTACGAACACCTCGACCCGGTCTTCGTCGCCGACACGGTGCGCCACGCGCAGGGGGACCTCGACGGCGCGGCACGCGCACTCGTCGACGAGGCCCTGCGCCGCGGCAGCGACGACAACCTCACGGTCCAGATCGTCGTGGTGGATGCGCTGCCCGGCGCCGACGCCGCAGAGGGGCTGGTCGCAGGCGCGGCGCTGCCCACCCCGTCGCTGCTGGAGCCTCGGGCCACCCTCGACGGGTTCACCATCGTGCGCAAGCTGCACGGCAGCGCGCGCAGCCACCTCTACCTGGCCGTGGACGACGAGACGGGTGCCCGGGTGGCGCTCAAGACGCTCTCGGTGGACCAGCACGCGGACCCCGCGGCCATCGAGCGTTTCCTGCTGGAGGAGTGGATCGCGCGCCGCATCGACAGCGTGCACGTGCTCAAGCCGTACGTGCCGGCCCGCCCGCGCCGGCACCTGTACGTGACGCTCGAGTACGTCGAGGGCCGCACGCTCGCGCAGTGGCTCGCCGACCACCCGCGCCCCGATGTGGAGGCGGTGCGCGGCGTCGTCGAGCAGATCGCGCGCGGGCTGCAGGCCTTCCACCGTCTCGAGATGCTGCACCGCGACCTGCGCCCCGAGAACATCATGATCGACGGCGCGGGCACGGTGAAGATCGTCGACTTCGGCGCCACCCGGGTGGCCGGGCTCGCGGAGATGGCCGGCGGCGACGGGGATGTGCCCGGCTCGGTGCAATACACCGCGCCCGAGTGTTTCCTCGGCGAAATGGCCACGTTCCGGGCGGACCTGTTCTCGCTCGGCGTCATCACGTACCAGCTGCTGTCCGGCCGGCTGCCCTATGGCACCGAGGTGGCGAAGGCCCGCACGCGCTCGGCACAGCGGCGCCTGCGGTACGACAGCGTGCTCGCCGACGACCGCGAGATCCCGGCCTGGCTCGACGGCGTCTTGCGCAAGGCGGTCGCGGTGGACCCGCTGCGCCGCCACGAGAGCCTGTCCGAGTTCGTGCACGACCTGCGCCATCCGAACCCGGCGCTGATGGAGCGTGGCACGCCGCCGCTCCTCGAGCGCCATCCGGTGCGGTTCTGGAAGGGCGTGTCGCTCGTGCTGGCCGTCGTGGTGCTCGTGCTGCTGGTGAAGCTGAACGGGGCCTGAACGCCGCCGCCCGTCAGCGGGTCGAGCCCACGATCCCTTCGACGAGGTAGTTCGTCGACTCGAGCACCGGGTCGTACAGCCCGTGGGTGCCGTTCAGCACCACCTTGCCCTGGTTGTCCTTGATGGGGCCGGTGAAGATCGGCGACCCCTGCTTCAGCTCGGCGATGCGGGCGAGCGCGGCGTTGCGCGCGGCCTCGGTCGCGCCCGCGCCGAACGGGGTGGAGGTCACCATGTCCTTGTCGTAGCCACCGATGCTGATGTTGGGCAGCGGCAGGCCCTTCGCGAGCAGGTCGGCGTAGCCCTTGTAGATCGTCTCGTACTTGTTCTCGGCGCCGGTGATGAACCCCTTGGGCGCCAGCGCGGCCTGCGAGGCGTTGTGCCCGAGCGTCTTCGCGCCGCGGGCCTCGGCCGTCTGCACGATGACCTTGGGGCTGTCGACGTGCGACGCGATGACGTCGCAGCCGATGTTGATCAGCGCGTGCGTGGCCTCGGCCTCGCGCACCGGCAGCGACCAGTCGCCCGTGATGATCAGGTGCACCTGCACCTTCGGGTTCACGCGCCGCGCGCCCAGCGTGAAGGCGTTGATGTTGCGCAGCACCAGGTCGATGGGCTTGGCCGCGATGAAGCCGATCTTGTCGGACTTCGTCGACAGCGCGGCCGCGATGCCGTTCACGTGGTGGGCCTGGTCGAGGTAGCAGAAGTAGCCGCCGAGGTTGGCGGGGTGTTTGTCGGCCGTCCACAGCGTGGTCGGGTGGCGGAACTGCACGCCGGGGTTCGCCTTCGCGGCGTCCACCATGAACGGGTTGAAGTAGCCGAACGAGGTGCCGAACACGAGCTTCGCGCCGTCCTGCTGGATCATCCCCGACAGGCTCTTGGCCACGGCGGTGGTCTCGGGCACCCGTTCTTCCTCGATGACCTTGATGCCCGGCACGGCCTTCAGCGCACGCGCGGCGACGGCGTGCGACTGGTTCCAGCCGTAGTCGTCCCGCGGGCCCACGTACACGATGCCCACGGTGAGGTCGGTCGCCGCGGAGGCGCCGAACGGCAGGCCGGCGGCGAGGGCGCCGGTGGCGCCGACGAACTGCCGGCGGGTGAGGGAGAAGGTGCTGCTCATGACGGTTGCCTTTCGTCGGCGGTGGGGGAGGAGGCTGTGACGGTCGGGGCGCCGTTCGGGCTCGTGACGTACTGCTGCTCCCACCAGGAGAAGAAGACGTCGCGCAGCGCCGCGCCCAGGTCGCCCCGGTAGAGCGGGGTGTGTTCGTAGCCGCGCAGCAGCGCGAGTTCGTCGTCGTCGAGTTCCACCGCCACCTCGGTCACCGACAGCGGGGTGTTCAGGAAGCTCGGCTCATAGGCGGGGTCGCGGCGCAGCTCGCGATCGGACTTGATCACCGCGTTGCGGAAGTCCTTCGGCGTGCGCTGGCTGCGCAGCACCGGCAGCGCGGGCACGCGGGCCAGGTCCTCGGCGGAGGCCTCGAACACGGTCACCTTCACGGGCTTCAGGAAGAAGTTGCTGGTGCGCATCACGTCGGCGCCGCAGACGTTGGGCACGGCCAGCGTGTCGATGAGCGCGAGCAGCTCGACGTGGTCCCCGGGCCGGCTGTCCTGGCGACTGATCCGCACGGCGCCGCCGGGCAGCACCTCGGTCGCCATGAAGAGGTTGAAGCTGTCGTGCACGTCGTCCGGCGTCAGGCCGTACTCGCGCTGCGCCTCGGCCTGGATGTCGTGGCAGTTCGTGTGGGCCGAGAAGCCGTAGGTGCTCTCGTAGACGTAGGCGCTGCACCGCGGGAACAGCACGTCGTTGCGGCCGACCGTGTCGGCGAGCAGGTAGAACATCGCGCGTTCGCGCGGAGGCGCCGACCACAGGAAGGTGCCCGTGCTCGGGTTGAAACCGTGCACGGTGCGTGTGCGGCCGCAGTGCATGAACTCCTTGTAGTCGTGCAGGTTGAAGGCGTTGAAGTCGACGCACTGGCCGCCGTCGATCTGCTCGATGCGCAGCACCTGGCCGGCCCGCACCTCGATCGCCTTGCCGGTGCCGGGTTCCAGCACCCACTCGGCCACGAACGTGCGCGCGGTCATCGGCCCGGCTCCTTCGGTGCGGCGGGAGCCGGACCCAGCGCCTTCAGCGCGAGCCGGAGCAGGGCGGCCCGGTCGGGGGCGGCGCCGCGGGCGACGGTGCGGTCGAGCAGTTCGAGTTGCTGCCGGTTGAGCGGGACGTGCACGAGGTGCCTCATGTATCCTCCATCAGTTAATCCTGTATCCACGATGAGTATGCAAGCAATCACCGTGCCATGTGAAAGAAGCCGCTGCCACACCAGGACGGTGCGTTTTTCCCAGGTGGGCATGCCGAAGCGGTGCTGTCCTGCACACGGGATCCGTTCGGTTTGGCATACAGTGCAGTCCCATGAACCAGGACGCACCGGCGGACATCGCCTACGAAGCCCTTCGCCGGGCCATCATCGAACAGGCCCTCCCTCCGGGCACCAAGCTGCGCGAGGACGAACTCGCCGCGCAGTTCGGCATCAGCCGCACCCCGGTGCGGGCGGTGCTGGCGCGGTTGCAGGCCGAGGGGCTCGTGGCGGGCAGCGCCCGCCGCACGGCGTCCGTGGCCCGGCCCGGCCTCGGCGAGGCCCGCCAGGTGTTCGTCGTGCGGCGGGTGCTGGAACGCGAGGCGGTGCGCCTCGTGATGGCGCGCTGGACGCCCGAGTTGCGCGAGCGCCTGCGGCGCATCGTGCGAGACGAGCAGCAGGCGCACGACGCGGGCGACCAGCGGGCCTCGAGCCGCCTCGCCGGCGATTTCCACACGGCCCTGGCCGAGATGACCGACAACTTCCTGCTGCAGCGCTACCTGTCCGAGACGGTGTCGCGCTGCTCGCTGATCCTCGCCGTGCACGCGAAGGCGCAGGCCAATGAGTGCTCGATCCACGAGCACACCGACCTGATCCGGTTGTTCGACGAGGGGGATGTCGACGCGGTGGTGGCGGCGATGGAAGCCCACATCGACGCCATCGCGCAACGGGCGCTGTCGGCGGCCGACGAAGGCGACAAGGGACCGGACCTTGGCGGCGTGCTGTCGCGCTACGCCGACCTGCTGCGCACCGAGGCCTCGGGGGACGCGCCGAAGGCGGGGCGTCGCTGCGGGTGATCGCTCAGTCGCGGCTGACGCCGAGGCTTCGGCGCACCTCGAGCGTCGGCGACATCGCGAGGCGCACGATCAGGTCGGAGAGGCTGTTCATCGACACCTCCCGGCCCCGGAACGGTTCGCCCTTCTGCGTGATGCGGTACGCGATGGCCTCGTCGCGCGTGAACCAGCCCGGGCGGAGCACCGTCCAGTCGAGGTCGGAGGCCTCGACGATCGCCGCGGCGTCGCGGTACGGGTTCAGCATCGCGCGGTAGCTCTCGCCGGGCACCTCGCCGTAGATGCCCATCGACGCGATGAAGATGAGCCGGGCCACGCCGGTGGTGTGCATGGCGTCGACGATGGCCTCGGCCTGGCGGGGCATCTCGCCCACGAGGTTGGCGTACACGACGTCGTGGCCCTGCATCGCGGCCTGCAGGGCAGCGCGGTCCAGCACGTCACCCTCGACGATGGACACCCGCGACGGCGAGGGGTTGCGCAGCCGGCCCGACCGGCGCAGGTACAGCGTCAGCCTGGCGTCGGCACGCCGCAGGAAAAACGGCGTGGTGTTGCGGGCGAGCTGGCCGTTGGCACCGAGGACCAGCACGCGCGTGGTGCCGGGGTCGGCGCGTGTCCACGGGCCGGCGGCCGGGAACGGCACGGACATCGGAAGGGGCGACGGCAGGTCGGGCATGTTCGGCTCCTGTGAAACGGCAAGGCGAAGCCCTCGCCGCGGATGGACCCGCGGCGGGGGAATCGGGTCGGGGCGGGCTCAGCGGCCCTGGCGGCCGAGCTGTTGTTCGCGCAGCCGGCGGGCGTCCCGCGCGGGCGGGGATCCGAAGAACCGGCTGTACTCGCGGTTGAACTGCGACTGGCTTTCGTAGCCGACGCGGTGTCCCGCGGTGGCGGCGTCGACGTGTTCGCACAGCAGGATGCGCCGGGCCTCCTGCAACCGCAGCCGCTTCTGGAACTGCAGCGGGCTCATCGCGGTGACCGTCTTGAAGTGGTGGTGCAGCGACGACACGCTCATGTGGACCGCGTCGGCGAGTTCTTCCACCCGCAGCGGCGCCTGGTAGCGCTGCGTGAGCCAGGCGATGGCCTGCGCGATGCGCTGGCCGTGGCCGTCGGCGGTGGCCATCTGCGCGAGGCGCCAGCCGTCGGGGGAGCGCAGCAGGCGATAGAGGATTTCTCGCGAAACGAGTGGGGCGAGCGTCGGGATGTCGTCGGGGGCGTCCAGCAGCCGGACGAGGCGCAGCACGGGGTCGAGCAGCGCGGAGCCCAGCTCGCCGGTGAACAGGCCGCGCTGGGCCGCGCGGTGCGCCGGACCGTGGGCCAGCCCGAGTTCCAGCGCCAGCGCGGCGATTTCCTTCACGTCGAAGTCGAGCCGCAGGCCGAGGTACGGGGCCTCGGGGGAGAGGTCGGTCACCTGGCTCGACACGGGCAGGTTCTGGGACACGACGAGGAACTGGCTGCTGTCGTAGAGGTAGGTCTCCTCGCCGAGCAGCACGCGCTTGCTGCCTTGCGCCAGCACGCAGAACGCGGGCTCGTGAACGGTGTGCGACGGCTGCTGTGCCTGCGACAGCCGCGCCAGCCTCAGGCGCGGGATGGCGGTGACGTGCGCGCCGTCGCGGCCGCCGCTCAGCCGCTCGATCAACGCCGCGAGTTCGGCCCTCAGCACGGCGACCTGCAGGGGCGCCGCCGACGGGTCGGCACGAAGGGACGGGGACAGCGAATCGAACATGGACCGTAGCTTAGGGGACGGGGCCGAGCCTGTCTCGCAGCGGCCGCCTTGCCCGGAGGATCGGGCAAGCTTCGGCAACGATCCTGCAAGATCCGGCGCCGGGAAGGGGGTTTCCGTGCACCACCGCACGAGAAATGGCATGGACACATTTGGAAGCGATTCCACGGCGCAAAGCGGCTTACGCTTCTGCGCCGTGAGCACCGACAACACTTCCCCCCTCGACGCCGCGCCCTCCGCGCGAGCCGCGTCCTCCGTCACCCGCCGGCACGTGCTCGCACTCGCCGCGAGTTTTCCCTTGGCCGCCTGCGGCGGCGGATCCGGCGGCGACAGCCCCGCGCCGGTGCCCGCACCACCCGCCGGGTCGCCTCCCGCCGGGTCTCCGCCCGCGAACCCGCCGCCGGCCGACCCGCCTGCGTCGAGCCCGGGAACGGTCACGCCCACGAACAAGAGCGCCAAGCGCGGCATCGCCTACGACCTGAAGGCCGCGGCCGACGTCGCCGCGCTCGCCCCGGGGGTGAGCTGGTGGTACAACTGGAGCCCGGCCACGACCGTCACGTCCGCGATCGCCACCGCGAACGCGATGGACTTCCAGCCCATGCTCTGGAACGGCAACTTCAACGACGCCCAGGTCATCGCGGCGCTGAAGGCCGCACCGGCGGTCAAGTACCTGCTGCTGCTCAACGAACCGAACCTCACCGACCAGGCGAACCTGACACCGTCGGCCGCGGCGGCGCTGTGGCCCCGCTACGAAGCGATCGCCGCGAGCACGGGCGTCAAGCTCGTGGGCCCGCAGATCACGTGGGGCACGATGGCGAACTTCGACGATCCGGTCGTGTGGCTCGACGCCTTCTACGCCGCCTACCGCGCGGCCA
This genomic stretch from Piscinibacter gummiphilus harbors:
- a CDS encoding glycosyl hydrolase, producing the protein MSTDNTSPLDAAPSARAASSVTRRHVLALAASFPLAACGGGSGGDSPAPVPAPPAGSPPAGSPPANPPPADPPASSPGTVTPTNKSAKRGIAYDLKAAADVAALAPGVSWWYNWSPATTVTSAIATANAMDFQPMLWNGNFNDAQVIAALKAAPAVKYLLLLNEPNLTDQANLTPSAAAALWPRYEAIAASTGVKLVGPQITWGTMANFDDPVVWLDAFYAAYRAANGNRDPRIDHLAFHWYDYGLDDQLKRLEKYGKPFWVTEFANWHRGDGAAQIDTVAKQKAQMTDMVGTCERRADVIRYAWFTGRWDDPSRHTDLLGATGQLTELGQHYISLPYTS